One segment of Verrucomicrobiota bacterium DNA contains the following:
- a CDS encoding DUF6259 domain-containing protein, with protein MQSITRRKNFQCRLPKAVGVTAFGGRLHAGLLAGWLATLAAGGAAEPGRLELRNERVTLGLGQAEHGAIVSLQDAGHQEFVAAQKNPRLFTLSFSKKAAPPGEQLTLTSGDAKSFKGEIQRAGQAQVATLVYEGFAQWPFRVVCTASVTNHDPLVYWRIAVQVPEGLVLESVRFPFVVLRAPLGQSGEDDAAVVGSTKGGVIRRPGGMKVGSLVSIAQPGNMAAQFGCYYDERAGFYTAALDGRGHPKHLTLGRVNEGIEISWIQAGFATGTVAREYDVVMTTFTGNQGAPADWRDAADLYKEWALKQPWCATPYAQRQDIPAWMKAGPAIVRFGREWLAEPDRIERWLSNYWQKQFPQAPLIMAYWGWEKIGTWVTPDYFPVFPSDEQFTKLVERSRAFGAHAFPWPSGYHWTLTYRKNADGGFEWDDRKRFDTVARTHAVQTRDGKLYLRTPSWLDGGDTACLCGGDPWTLRWWNEDICVPLAKRGCEMIQIDQVVGGKFPACYDSTHPHPPGPGVWQTEAFDRQLQTMLATMRKTQPEAVVCFEEPNEWFNHRAGIQDYRDCESPHEWASVFNYLYHEFLPTFQSNPRGNDLMMSAYCLVNGQMPHLVPSGRDLSETVLVNGGFEPRASGRNPLAGWDQVHAYQGRNWTGRAFSDSKEKHGGSASLRLENTNASDIVQVSQNVSASTDGFAVGKKYRLSAWLKTDQMAAPNAIGFGLFATGMKSLGKGGQLRFPAAGTGWTRVAAEFTVPAETTTMRIMINLSGLAKAWVDDMALEELSPDGTVTPATYSTASPETKFMQRWVTLYHGEGRPWLQFGRMLHPPKLTCDTTSYKARTKQSGGKIAYNERTTAAVLHNAFHAPDGTEAVVLANATLDPQHVTLEWKGKSMPVDVPPAGAMLLK; from the coding sequence ATGCAAAGCATCACACGTCGTAAAAATTTTCAATGCCGCCTGCCAAAGGCAGTCGGGGTAACCGCCTTTGGGGGTAGGTTGCACGCTGGGTTGCTGGCGGGTTGGTTGGCCACTTTGGCGGCGGGAGGCGCAGCCGAGCCGGGACGGCTGGAGTTGCGCAATGAACGTGTGACACTGGGGTTGGGCCAGGCGGAGCACGGTGCCATTGTTTCGCTTCAGGACGCCGGACATCAGGAATTCGTGGCCGCGCAGAAAAACCCGCGTTTGTTCACGCTGTCGTTCTCAAAAAAGGCCGCACCACCCGGCGAACAACTCACCCTGACCAGCGGTGACGCCAAAAGTTTCAAAGGAGAGATTCAGCGGGCCGGACAGGCACAGGTTGCCACCCTGGTTTATGAAGGCTTTGCGCAATGGCCGTTCCGGGTGGTGTGTACCGCCAGTGTCACCAACCACGATCCGCTGGTGTACTGGCGCATCGCGGTGCAGGTGCCTGAGGGGTTGGTGTTGGAATCGGTGCGTTTCCCATTTGTCGTGTTGCGCGCGCCGCTGGGGCAGAGCGGAGAGGACGATGCGGCGGTGGTCGGTTCCACCAAGGGCGGCGTGATCCGACGGCCAGGCGGGATGAAGGTTGGTTCCCTGGTGAGCATCGCGCAACCGGGAAACATGGCGGCGCAATTTGGCTGTTATTATGATGAGCGCGCCGGTTTTTATACCGCCGCACTCGATGGCCGGGGACATCCCAAGCACCTCACGTTGGGTCGCGTGAATGAAGGAATAGAAATTAGCTGGATCCAGGCCGGTTTTGCCACCGGCACCGTGGCGCGGGAATACGATGTGGTGATGACCACGTTTACCGGCAATCAGGGTGCCCCAGCGGATTGGCGCGATGCCGCCGATCTCTACAAAGAATGGGCGTTGAAACAGCCGTGGTGCGCCACGCCCTACGCCCAACGCCAGGACATCCCGGCTTGGATGAAGGCCGGCCCCGCCATCGTGCGCTTTGGGCGCGAGTGGCTCGCCGAGCCGGACCGCATTGAACGCTGGCTGAGCAATTATTGGCAGAAGCAATTTCCCCAAGCTCCGTTGATCATGGCGTACTGGGGCTGGGAGAAGATTGGGACTTGGGTGACGCCGGATTATTTCCCCGTATTCCCCTCCGATGAGCAGTTCACCAAGCTGGTGGAGCGATCCCGCGCATTCGGCGCGCATGCGTTTCCCTGGCCCTCGGGCTATCACTGGACGCTGACGTATCGCAAAAACGCCGATGGCGGTTTTGAATGGGATGACCGGAAGCGGTTCGACACGGTGGCCCGGACCCACGCAGTGCAGACCCGTGACGGCAAATTATACCTGCGAACGCCAAGCTGGCTGGACGGCGGAGATACCGCGTGCCTGTGCGGCGGCGATCCGTGGACCCTCCGTTGGTGGAACGAGGACATTTGCGTGCCGCTGGCCAAGCGCGGGTGTGAGATGATCCAAATAGATCAAGTGGTCGGTGGCAAGTTTCCGGCGTGCTACGATTCTACGCATCCGCATCCGCCGGGGCCGGGGGTGTGGCAGACCGAGGCGTTTGACCGGCAGTTGCAGACGATGCTGGCGACCATGCGGAAAACCCAGCCGGAGGCGGTGGTTTGTTTTGAGGAACCGAATGAGTGGTTCAACCATCGGGCCGGCATTCAGGATTACCGCGATTGTGAAAGCCCGCATGAGTGGGCGTCGGTGTTCAATTATCTGTACCACGAGTTTCTCCCCACGTTTCAAAGCAACCCGCGCGGAAACGATCTGATGATGTCAGCCTATTGCCTGGTCAACGGCCAGATGCCGCACCTGGTGCCATCCGGGCGAGACCTCAGCGAGACGGTGTTGGTCAACGGTGGGTTTGAACCACGTGCGAGCGGACGCAATCCGCTGGCGGGCTGGGATCAGGTTCATGCCTACCAAGGCCGCAATTGGACTGGCCGGGCGTTTAGCGACTCCAAGGAAAAGCACGGTGGCAGCGCTAGCCTGCGGCTGGAAAATACCAATGCCAGTGACATAGTGCAGGTCTCGCAAAACGTGTCAGCCAGTACAGACGGTTTCGCCGTGGGCAAGAAATATCGCCTGAGTGCCTGGCTGAAAACGGATCAGATGGCCGCTCCCAATGCCATTGGTTTCGGGCTTTTCGCCACCGGGATGAAATCGCTGGGCAAAGGGGGACAACTCCGGTTTCCGGCAGCAGGCACGGGTTGGACCCGCGTGGCGGCTGAATTCACAGTGCCCGCCGAGACCACCACCATGCGCATCATGATTAACCTCAGCGGCCTGGCGAAAGCCTGGGTGGATGATATGGCGTTGGAGGAACTCTCGCCGGATGGCACTGTCACACCTGCAACATACTCGACCGCGAGCCCGGAAACGAAGTTCATGCAACGCTGGGTGACGCTCTACCACGGGGAAGGCCGACCCTGGCTGCAATTCGGGCGCATGTTGCATCCGCCTAAATTGACGTGTGACACGACGTCATACAAGGCGCGGACCAAACAATCCGGCGGCAAGATCGCCTATAATGAGCGCACCACTGCCGCCGTGTTACACAATGCGTTCCACGCGCCGGACGGCACTGAAGCCGTGGTGCTGGCGAATGCAACGCTTGACCCGCAACACGTCACCTTGGAATGGAAAGGCAAGTCCATGCCAGTGGACGTGCCACCAGCAGGCGCAATGTTGCTCAAGTAA